The Fluviispira vulneris sequence ATTCTCGTTTATGGTGGGTATTTAACACTAGACAATCAGTTAAATGTTGCATATTATAGTATATTAATTTTTCTCTCACAAAGACTGTTGTGGCCTTTGACGGATCTTTCTGAAATAACCGATAACTACCAACGGTCGCTCGCTTCAATCAATCGTGTGATGGATTTATTAAAAATACCAACCAAAAGAATTGATGCTGGGCAAAAATTGACACATGCAAATATCAAAGGGCAAATAGAATGTAAAGATCTTACTTTTGCCTATACAAATAGGCCTATTTTAAACAAAATCTCCATTAAAATAAACTCTGGTGAAACAGTTGCATTTGTTGGCACAACCGGTTCAGGAAAAAGCACTTTACTAAAACTTTTACTGCGTTTTTATGAAAAAAATTCTGGGCAAATCCTTTTAGATGGCAAAGATATTTCTACATTAAATTTATTTGATCTCCGGCGATCGATTGGTTATGTGAGTCAGGATATTTTTTTAGTGAATGGAACAATTGCAGATAATATTGCTTATGGTTCTTTTCATGCATCACGTGAAGAAATAATTCATGCAGCAAAACTAGCTGAGGCTCATATCTTTATCTCTGCCTTTGAAGAAGGTTATGATAAAATGGTCGGAGAACGAGGACAAAAACTTTCAGGTGGACAAAAGCAAAGGATTGCAATTGCGCGCGCTATTTTAAAAAATCCACCCATACTTATTTTGGATGAAGCGACATCTGCTGTTGATAACGAAACAGAATTAGCTATTCAGAAATCCTTAGAAAAATTGGTGATTGGGCGTACAACAATCATCGTTGCACATAGATTATCAACGGTTCGTCATGCAGACAAAATTTTTGTTTTCAACAATGGAGAAATCGTCGAAAACGGTAAACATGAATCACTCGTTGAGAAAAATGGAATTTATGCCAGTCTGTGGAATATTCAGATGGGTGAGAAAAATTTGAATATGAACTTTTAAAATTCTTTTGTGAAAATGATCGTAATTCAGTTGCAATACAAAATTTTGTTAGAGTCAGTTTATTTTTAGATAAAAAACTTAATAATATTATTTTATAATTATATATGAATTGGTAAGCTAGAAAATTTTACAATTTTATTAAATTTTTATAATTTACCAAATCCGATTTTTTTGTCGGATTAATATGAAAGGTTTATTATGATAAAATTAATAAAAATTGCGATAGCTATAACTCCAATTTTTTTTGCTGCAAATTCTTTTTCGCAAGAAATTAGTGAAAATGAAAGAAATCGAATAGAGCAAGAATGCCATGCAGTTAATCAAAGAAATATGGAAATTCTTAGAGCTTATGGTAATAGAACGGTGAGTGCAGAAACCCTTCTGCAAAAATGTATAAATAGTCGGATAGAAATATCAATTTTTAATAGTTACAATACTATAGAAAATACACAAGAACTTTACAGCTACACAGTGTCTGCGCTCGAAAATAAATTAGCTGAGCTGCAAAACATAAACACTCCGGAGTCAAACCTAGAATATAAATGTTTGGAAAAACAAAAGTTTGCAATTGAGTTTGCAACTCTTGCGAATGAAAGTTTTTTAAAACGAGCTCTCATTACAGCAAACAATTTATTAAGATTTAATTGTGTTAATTAGCTTTAAATAAAATTCTTCAACGTTCTAAATCAAATCACAATTTTGAAGTGCTTTGCAAGAGTCGTTCTTTATATATCAGTATTTTTTTCGGGAAGAGGATCATCTTTTTCAATCCAGCGTGAGGATTGTCTTAGTTTTTTGTTCATTATATTATAAACATCTTGCATATATTCACGATTGTCCGCACGGCGTTCGATCAAGGAAAGATGCATTTTTAATGTTTCCATAGAATTATATGCAGTTTCAATTACGACATCCGCTTGTTCGTAGGACTCTTTTCTTTCTTCCCAAAGGTTATTTACTTTTTCTTGAACTTGTTCAAGAGTTTTACAATGTGCAAAGAACGGACGGTTATCTTTCGCAGCGAAAATGCGTTGACTGATGATATCGAGTGGAGTTTTTAACGTAACAATAAGTCCCAAACGGCGAGCGTAATTTAAATTCTCAGGTTTTTGCAGAGTTCCCCCACCCATGGCAATTACGAAATTATGTCTGCGTTCGAGTTTGTGCAATATTTTTTCTTCGAGTCGCCTAAAACCTTCTTCGCCTTCAAGTTCAAATAATTGGGGGATAGATTTCCTTGTCGTAGACTCAATAAAAGAATCGAAATCTAAAAATAAACGATCGCTCATATGTGCATATATTTTTCCAAATGACGTTTTACCTGCACCAGGCATGCCTGTGAGAATGATATTTTTAAACTTCTTTGCCCAATACTTTGTCATTTTTGTCCTTTCGAAGCAACTGTCTAGCATGTGAGCGTGTTTGCATCCTAGATTGATCATTTGTAAACTATAATTAATGTTAACTGAAGACAAATCTTTTAGCGAGGAGGAAATCTCTATGAAGGAAGGCAATGGGAAAGCTTCCTTTATATTTGTTTTTACAGTTCTCATTATATTTTTGCGCTTAAATGCATCCGCTGTCCCAGGCAAATATGTTGAAAAACATTGGAGTTATGAAGGGAGTACGGGACCGGCAAAATGGGGTATGCTTATGCAGGAATTTCAAGCCTGTATTGCTGGAAAAAAACAATCCCCTATCGATATTAAAGAGCAAAATTTAAAGCAAGACAACGATATTCCTTCATTAAGTTTCGCATATTTTAGCACACCGCTTAATATTTTTAACAATGGTCACACGATTCAAGTGAATTATGAAAGAGGAAGTAAGCTTACTATTGCTCATGATGTGTATGAATTGAGCCAATTTGATTTTCACAGGCCGAGCGAACATGCCATCGAAGGGAAACGAGCAGATATGGAAGTTCACTTTGTCCACAGAAAAGAAGACGGTACACAGGTTATCATTGCGATATTAATGAAAAAAGGTTTTAGAAATAAACCGTTAGAAAAATTGTTCAATAACTTGCCTGGAAAAAATGTCTCTGAAAAAAAAGTAGAAGCGAGGATCAATGCTTTGGATATTTTTCCGCAAAAGGGTGGATTTTATACATACTCAGGCTCATTAACTCATCCGCCTTGCTTAGAAAATGTAACTTGGTATGTTTTAAAAAATCCTATAGAGCTGTCAGCTGAGCAATTAAATCAATTTTCTAAGTTATTTCAAATGAATGTCAGGCCTTTGCAGAAGCTAGAAGGGCGCATTATCGAGGTTAAAGATTAGAAATGATGAAAAAAAACTTTTTCATAGGAGTCGATGGCGGGGGGACGAAGACACTGATTCGCTTGGAGTCTGAAGATGGAAAGGTGCTTGGAGAAGGGTTAGCAGGGCCGGCAAACATAAGATTATCTGTTGATGTTGCCATCAATTCCATCGCAAGTGCTTTTGAACACGCATTGCAAGTTGCAAATCTCACTGAAATGCGTTTTTCGGATGATGTGCAATTTCATGTTGGCATGGGACTCGCTGGCTATGAAGTCCTTTCCGCTCGAGAAGAGTTTTTAGCGAAA is a genomic window containing:
- a CDS encoding ABC transporter ATP-binding protein; amino-acid sequence: MHPFKRLFHYSKNYQKDIGLGVLYSSINKIFDIMPEILIGIAIDTVVNKERSLLAKLGYQVAKEQIIILGVITALIFVFESLFEYLYSVKWRNLAQNLQHDLRLDVYSHIQNLDMAYFENKNTGNLLSILNDDINQIERFLNNGINSIIQVFLSSILIGIVFFILNPSIAVLSLLPIPFILFGAFYFQNKIGPKYYQVRENAGILNSNLNNNILGISTIKSFTTENYEYEKIEQLSSQYKNANYNAIKFSSAITPVIRMAVMFGFIIILVYGGYLTLDNQLNVAYYSILIFLSQRLLWPLTDLSEITDNYQRSLASINRVMDLLKIPTKRIDAGQKLTHANIKGQIECKDLTFAYTNRPILNKISIKINSGETVAFVGTTGSGKSTLLKLLLRFYEKNSGQILLDGKDISTLNLFDLRRSIGYVSQDIFLVNGTIADNIAYGSFHASREEIIHAAKLAEAHIFISAFEEGYDKMVGERGQKLSGGQKQRIAIARAILKNPPILILDEATSAVDNETELAIQKSLEKLVIGRTTIIVAHRLSTVRHADKIFVFNNGEIVENGKHESLVEKNGIYASLWNIQMGEKNLNMNF
- a CDS encoding shikimate kinase — translated: MTKYWAKKFKNIILTGMPGAGKTSFGKIYAHMSDRLFLDFDSFIESTTRKSIPQLFELEGEEGFRRLEEKILHKLERRHNFVIAMGGGTLQKPENLNYARRLGLIVTLKTPLDIISQRIFAAKDNRPFFAHCKTLEQVQEKVNNLWEERKESYEQADVVIETAYNSMETLKMHLSLIERRADNREYMQDVYNIMNKKLRQSSRWIEKDDPLPEKNTDI
- a CDS encoding carbonic anhydrase, with the translated sequence MKEGNGKASFIFVFTVLIIFLRLNASAVPGKYVEKHWSYEGSTGPAKWGMLMQEFQACIAGKKQSPIDIKEQNLKQDNDIPSLSFAYFSTPLNIFNNGHTIQVNYERGSKLTIAHDVYELSQFDFHRPSEHAIEGKRADMEVHFVHRKEDGTQVIIAILMKKGFRNKPLEKLFNNLPGKNVSEKKVEARINALDIFPQKGGFYTYSGSLTHPPCLENVTWYVLKNPIELSAEQLNQFSKLFQMNVRPLQKLEGRIIEVKD